The Chloroflexus aggregans DSM 9485 genome segment TGGGCTTTCCAAACTGCGAGTCGTGAGCTATCAACACGGCTCATTTGACCGGCCCCAATGCCGAGGGTGCGGTCAGCCGCTGCATAAACGATTGCATTGGATTTCACATGTTTGACGACGCGCCACCCAAACCGGAGGGCGGCTACTTCGGCATCGGTAGGAGCGCGTTTGGTAACTACCCGCCATTCTTCGGCTGCTAGCGGCGCATGATCGGCTTCCTGGACGAGTACTCCGCCGGGTACACTGCGAATCTGCCATTCACCGGTGCGGGTGACCGGTTGCAGATTGCGCAGTAAGCGGCGATTTTTCTTCCGTTGCAGTAATTCGAGCGCATCAGGTTGGAATTCTGGAGCGATAATAATTTCGGAGAAGATTTCATTTACCGCTTCAGCAAAGGCAAGATCGACCGGACGGTTCACGGCAATGATACCGCCAAAAGGGGCATCACGATCGGTGGCGAAGGCTGCTTCCCAAGCACTGCGCAGATCGGGGCCGATGGCTACACCGCAGGGATTCGTATGCTTGATAATCGCCACTGCCGCTCCCTCAGCGGGAGGAAACTCTTCGATAAGTTCTTGAGCCGCGGTTGTATCCAGAATATTGTTATAGCTCAGCTCTTTGCCGTGCAACTGTTGGAAGAACGCACCGAAATTGCCGTAGAGTGCAGCGGCTTGGTGGGGATTTTCGCCGTAGCGCAAGGATTGGTATTTGCGCCATGCCATCGGTAACACATCAGGGAAGGGATCGGTACGCAAATAGGCTGCGATCGCTGCATCGTATTCGGCGGTATGGGCAAAGGCCTTTGCTGCTAGCCGCTGCCGTTCGGCCAACGGCACCTCGCCGGCGCGTAACCCGGCCAATACCCCTGCGTAGTCAGCCGGGTCAACCAGCACGAGTACAGCCGGGAAGTTCTTGGCGGCGGCGCGTAGCAGAGCAACGCCACCAATATCAATCTGCTCTTGGGCCTCGGCCATCGTTACGCCGGGACGACCGATCGTGGCGGCAAAGGGGTACAGGTTCACAACGACCAAATCGATGGGTTTGAGGCCATGAGCAGCAAGTTCGGCCAGGTGGGTTGGTACATCGCGGCGAGCCAGGAGACCGGCATGGATTGCCGGATGCAGTGTTTTGACTCGACCGTCAAGAATTTCAGGAAAATGGGTGATGTCGCTTACTGCTACTGCCGGGATGCCGGCCTCACGTAAGACTCGCTGGGTTTGACCGGTTGAGATAATCTCAACGTCAAGTGCATGTAACTCCTGTGCGAACTCAACAATCCCAGACTTATCGTAAACGCTGATTAATGCCCGCACAGCACGCTCCTCATCAAACAATATCGTCGGTCAGAATCAAAAAACCTGCCCTTAGCGACGGGCAGGGTCGCACGCCGACATTGTACCACAGATCACACGAGTAACTCACGGGCGCGCTCACGGAGTTGGGCCGCGGCTTGACCGGCGCGGTCGGCGCCGATCAGGCGACGGGCCTCTGCCTCAAACGCATCGGCGGCGGCGAGCATTTCGGCGGCCGATGCACGTGACGGATCGGTCACACCGGCGATCCGGTACGCCTCTTGGAGCAAGGCATTGGCACCGGCGCCGAGATAGCCGGCAGCGATCTGTTCGAACTCAGGGGCTAACGACTCACCGGCAGCAGCTTCGCGCCGTTCGATCAAGCCACTCTGCATTAACTTCGTAATAATCTCAAGGGTGCGCGCCTCACCAATACCACTGCGCTGGGCAATTTGCCCAACCGTGTGTTTTCCGTTGATCATCGTCAGCACGCGCCACTCCTCGGCGTCAAGGCTAATCTCAACACTACCCGAGGCAGGGTTTGGCACGAGACGAGGCACCATCGTCAGGGACGGGGCAGTCTCTTGTTGTTGCGACCACGTCTCCTGGCGATGAATACCCTCCATAATAATCGATTCGTTGCTGGCCGTAATGGTGACTTGGGGCGACGTTACCCCTTCATGAAAACGGAAGGGACCACTCGTCACGGTAAAGAAGGCATAGACGGCTTCGAGAGGTGTCAGGCCGGGCAATTTTGCATCGACGATTTTACCATCACGAAAGAAGATCCATCCGGTTAGCCGTTGAGTGCCACGCCGGCCATCAATCTCGACTCCACCGGTCTTCTTACTGAGTTGCAACAACTGAATAATATCGGTGAGTGAGAATTCACTCAAATCACCTGCCAGCGCCATAGTTGCGCCTCACTCACATACCATTTGTTCCGCCAACACTACAATTTACTAATAACTACCCGACTAATAGCACGTAACGTCTCAAATACACCAACACCTTTCGTTGCAATTGCCTCAATACGCGGCCAATTCATTTTTTTTACACCTAAGAAATGATCCATCATCTCCACCGAAGCCAGCACATCTGGGGGCAAATCACGTTTGTTGTATTGCAACACGATGGGAAAATCGGCAAAACGCTTATTTTGGCGCGTAATATTCTGGGCCAACTCACGCAGGCTATTGATATTTTCCTGCATTTTCGCTTTGTGTGAATCGGCAACAAACACCACACCGTCGGCGCCATTCAGCACCGCCACGCGGGTTCGTTCATAGAGCACTTGCCCCGGTACCGTATAAAGGTGGAAGCGTGTCTGAAACCCTCGCACTTTACCGAGATCGAGCGGTAGAAAGTCGAAGAAGAGGGTGCGTTCGGTTTCGGTAGCAATGGAAAGCAGATCGCCCTTAACCTCTTTCGGCACCTGGCTGTGGATGTACTGCAAGTTCGTCGTCTTACCGCACATACCGGGGCCATAATAGACGATCTTGCAATGTATTTCACGCGCAGCGACATTGATCAGAGCCATAGATTCTCTCGCGTAGCCGGTCGAACGAAGACGCCGACGCGGCCTATCGGCAGTGCAGGAATGCGGCTAATCGCGGAACAGGAGATCGATAGTATCTTCCATCGACGTGCGGAAGGCCGAACCGAGCACCTCATCGCGTGCTTTGTGTTGCTGGCGCACTCGTTCGAGCACGGCGGCCAACTCGTCGGTAGCCTTCTTGGTCAGGACCTTTACCAACCCGATATGGGTACCCTTGTTGAAGATAATGCAGAGAATCCACTGTTCTTCGATCAGGGCGATAAAAATATTTTCGCGTACACCTTGCTGAAACGAGGCCCGAAAATCTCGTTCGCGCAACAGCTTCGCTACCTCGCGTGAGGAGGCGAACACACCGGCAATCAATGCACCGAGAGCCGTAATGTCTTGGCGGTCACCATCGCCCTTAGAAGAGATAACCTGGCCACTCTTATCGAGGAGGAGTGCATAGTCACTGCCGGTGTCTTCGACCAAGCGGGCGAGACATTCCTCGATCTGAGCAATCTCTTCTGAGGGTACGATGATACTTGTCAACTGTGGATCCATCGCAACCTACCTTCACGTCTGAGAGTGGCGGGAATCGATGCGTCACTTTTCAAAATTATAGCACACTCACCGTTAGATTGCGCTCAGCGCATCGATCATCTCGTCACGATGTTTTGCAGCGAGAAACCGCAAAAGACCCAGATCGTCACGCGAATTGGTTAAGAGCAAGAGCATTGCATCGTCGCTGATCGGTTCGATCAACACCAGGCCTTCGTCGTATTCAAGAACCGCCTGTACGGTGCTACCTTTGGCTATTTCGCGCCCGAGAGCATCAACCATCGCCAATCCATTGGAGGCAACGGCACCAATCGCATCAATGTCGACCCCGGCGCGTGAGACACTTTCGATCAATAATCCATCGGTCGCGACCACGGCCGCTGCTTCAACGCTCTCGACCATTCGGAATCGGTTGAGAAGCTCTTTCAGCTCACTGCTCATGCTGCCTCGCTCTCGCGTGGGTGTCTCTCACCACGCATCGATACCTATTATACACTGTCGTGAAACCACATTGTTTCCACGGGCGGGGTTAGGCGTCGCCCGTTTGGCCCGATCGTTCGCGCTCTTTGGGTGGACGCCCGGTCCGAATACTGCGGAGCGAGTCGATGGTGGCGGCCAGTGCCCGATCGGCCCAGCCATAGATGGTTGGGCGGCTTCTGCGCAATTCGTCGGCAATTTGGGTGACGTTTGCCCGGTAGCCCGGATCAAAGGTGGCGAGATTAATACGAGCTGCCGCGACGATTTGCTGGATCTCTTCGGGCGTGAGGTTGTGTTCCCGGATCAGCTTCTTAGCGCGCTTGCCGCTCAGATCCAACTTCATGGCCGATCTCCTCGTCGTTGACGATGGCGTCTGCTGGGCGCCTGGTTGGCGCGATGTCCTCTGGGCTAAATTGCTTGGGTGGCGCCACTATTCGTTGCTGTTCGGTGTGAAACATCTATTGGCCGTCTGGACAGATCGATGACAATTTTATCATGCATCATATGGATTGTCGAGTCGTTGTGTAAATAGTAATTGGCCGGTAGTTGGGGGTAGATAGATGCACGTGCGGTTGCTGCGGCATGAGTTTCGGATAGCTGAGAGGGGTATAAAACACATAGGCGATAGTGCTCGCGGTAATCCTTGACAGCACCGGTGAATGACTATGGGCATCGGTGTAAAAGGTTATACTGAAGAGAAAGGGACGAGTGTATCGTTCTATGGTACAATGGCAACGATGACCGACCTCCGCTTACGTCAACGCGAATACCTGTTGCAGATCAGTCGCGCCCTGACGGCTCAGCTCGATCTGGGTAGTGTACTGAATCTGGTCATTACCTACGCCGTCGAATTACTCGCCGGGACGCTCGGTTTTATTGCGTTGTTCGACGAAGACGATGGCGTGTTGCGTATTCGCGCTTCGGCCCAATTACCGCGTGAGAGCTGGCCGGCCTTCACACCACTGTTGCGAATCCCGATCAGCGATCTTAGTCGCTATGGACCGCAAGTGTTGCGTGAAATATCGTTGGATACCGGTATTCCACTGCGCCAAATGATCGCCCTTCCCCTCACCGTGCGTGAAACGCCACTCGGTGTGATTTACGTTTTTCGCGCCGCGCTCAATGTGGCCTTTTCCGCCGATGATCGGCAGATGTTGCAAGATTTCGCCGACCAAGCGGCGATTGCTGTCGGGAATGCGCGGTTGTTTCAAAGTGTTCTGCGTGAGAAGCAGCATCTGAATGCGCTCATCGAACAGTCGGCGGATGGGGTGATGATTATCGATGGCCGCTGGCGCATTACCACGTTCAACCATACGATGGAGCAACTGACCGGTTGGTCACGGGAAGAGGCGATTGGGCGACCCTGTGCTGAAGTGTTGGGGATCCGCGATGCGCAGGGGGTGAATATCTGTTTGAATGATTGTCCGTTGCAGCGCCATCCCGAACTCGCTAATCCGGTGGTTGAGGGACGAATTACCACGCGCGATGGCCGTGAGTTGTTTATCCAAAATCGCTACGCGCCGCAGCGGAATGCGCTTGGTACGTTGTTGAGCGCCATTGCCAATGTGCGCGATATTACGGCGCAGAAAGCTGAAGAAGAGCGCCAGAATACCTTTATTTCGGTGATTTCGCACGAATTGCGCACGCCGGTGAGTATTATCAAAGGCTTTGCCGAGACGATGCTTCGTCCTGATGGACAGTTTACCGTCGAGCAGTACCGTGAGGCGTTGCAGGTGATCGGTGAAGAGGCCGACCGGTTAGCGCGTCAGATTCAAGATTTACTCGATGTCTCGCGAATCGCTGCCGGTGGTTTGCGCCTCGAATATAGTGATGTGTCGCTCCAATTGCTGGTGAAAGAGGTTGTGCGACGGTTTGCGGCTCAGGTTGGTGACCGGATCGAGTTCGAGATCCGTGTTCCTGACGATATGCCCCCGGTCTATGCCGATTACGAGCGGTTACGGCAGGTGT includes the following:
- a CDS encoding ATP-binding protein, with the protein product MGIGVKGYTEEKGTSVSFYGTMATMTDLRLRQREYLLQISRALTAQLDLGSVLNLVITYAVELLAGTLGFIALFDEDDGVLRIRASAQLPRESWPAFTPLLRIPISDLSRYGPQVLREISLDTGIPLRQMIALPLTVRETPLGVIYVFRAALNVAFSADDRQMLQDFADQAAIAVGNARLFQSVLREKQHLNALIEQSADGVMIIDGRWRITTFNHTMEQLTGWSREEAIGRPCAEVLGIRDAQGVNICLNDCPLQRHPELANPVVEGRITTRDGRELFIQNRYAPQRNALGTLLSAIANVRDITAQKAEEERQNTFISVISHELRTPVSIIKGFAETMLRPDGQFTVEQYREALQVIGEEADRLARQIQDLLDVSRIAAGGLRLEYSDVSLQLLVKEVVRRFAAQVGDRIEFEIRVPDDMPPVYADYERLRQVFTNLIENAVKYSPNGGTIRIGARAEGEMAIVYVADQGIGIPPEEQDLIFERFYRVDNRLRRDRPGSGLGLYITRAIVEAHGGRIWVESQVGRGSRFLFTLPLSRRRLPGE
- a CDS encoding GTP-binding protein; the encoded protein is MALINVAAREIHCKIVYYGPGMCGKTTNLQYIHSQVPKEVKGDLLSIATETERTLFFDFLPLDLGKVRGFQTRFHLYTVPGQVLYERTRVAVLNGADGVVFVADSHKAKMQENINSLRELAQNITRQNKRFADFPIVLQYNKRDLPPDVLASVEMMDHFLGVKKMNWPRIEAIATKGVGVFETLRAISRVVISKL
- a CDS encoding roadblock/LC7 domain-containing protein; the encoded protein is MDPQLTSIIVPSEEIAQIEECLARLVEDTGSDYALLLDKSGQVISSKGDGDRQDITALGALIAGVFASSREVAKLLRERDFRASFQQGVRENIFIALIEEQWILCIIFNKGTHIGLVKVLTKKATDELAAVLERVRQQHKARDEVLGSAFRTSMEDTIDLLFRD
- a CDS encoding DUF4388 domain-containing protein — protein: MALAGDLSEFSLTDIIQLLQLSKKTGGVEIDGRRGTQRLTGWIFFRDGKIVDAKLPGLTPLEAVYAFFTVTSGPFRFHEGVTSPQVTITASNESIIMEGIHRQETWSQQQETAPSLTMVPRLVPNPASGSVEISLDAEEWRVLTMINGKHTVGQIAQRSGIGEARTLEIITKLMQSGLIERREAAAGESLAPEFEQIAAGYLGAGANALLQEAYRIAGVTDPSRASAAEMLAAADAFEAEARRLIGADRAGQAAAQLRERARELLV
- the purH gene encoding bifunctional phosphoribosylaminoimidazolecarboxamide formyltransferase/IMP cyclohydrolase, giving the protein MRALISVYDKSGIVEFAQELHALDVEIISTGQTQRVLREAGIPAVAVSDITHFPEILDGRVKTLHPAIHAGLLARRDVPTHLAELAAHGLKPIDLVVVNLYPFAATIGRPGVTMAEAQEQIDIGGVALLRAAAKNFPAVLVLVDPADYAGVLAGLRAGEVPLAERQRLAAKAFAHTAEYDAAIAAYLRTDPFPDVLPMAWRKYQSLRYGENPHQAAALYGNFGAFFQQLHGKELSYNNILDTTAAQELIEEFPPAEGAAVAIIKHTNPCGVAIGPDLRSAWEAAFATDRDAPFGGIIAVNRPVDLAFAEAVNEIFSEIIIAPEFQPDALELLQRKKNRRLLRNLQPVTRTGEWQIRSVPGGVLVQEADHAPLAAEEWRVVTKRAPTDAEVAALRFGWRVVKHVKSNAIVYAAADRTLGIGAGQMSRVDSSRLAVWKAQQAGLDLRGSIVASDALFPFADGVEAAIAAGATAIIQPGGSVRDEEVIAAADAAGAAMVFTGHRHFRH
- a CDS encoding roadblock/LC7 domain-containing protein; the encoded protein is MSSELKELLNRFRMVESVEAAAVVATDGLLIESVSRAGVDIDAIGAVASNGLAMVDALGREIAKGSTVQAVLEYDEGLVLIEPISDDAMLLLLTNSRDDLGLLRFLAAKHRDEMIDALSAI
- a CDS encoding helix-turn-helix domain-containing protein — protein: MKLDLSGKRAKKLIREHNLTPEEIQQIVAAARINLATFDPGYRANVTQIADELRRSRPTIYGWADRALAATIDSLRSIRTGRPPKERERSGQTGDA